In Nitrospirota bacterium, the genomic window CCAATTCAACATAGCGATTGTTCGGCCACCGTCGTAACGGCAGTAAGTCACTGGCATTGGGATTGAGCAGTATCAACGGAGGGCTTCCGCCAGTCTTACGGCGCAGTATTTCCCTGACCTCATCTGTTTCGCCTGCGCCTGGTGTAAACTGCGGCGAATCATCCCTGGCTGTCTCAGGTTTCCAATCAAACGTCGGCAGCGCCGCCGGGTCACAAAGGGCGGCCTCAACCAGCGACAGAAAGGTCTGTGTGGTGTGGATGTGAGGGTTATAGAGCAGCCTGTGAGTCATCAGGTTTCCGCGATAAGGACCGGCCCCAAAAAATGCGTGAAAACCGATGCGGCATCGTGCACCGCTCAGAAAAGTAAGCGCAGCTGAACCTCGCGAAAAAAATTCCATATCCACAGCAGCGTCAGGTTTCAAAGTACGCAGGCGCAGTAAGGCAGCGGGCGCGCTGCGAATCATTTCCAGTAAATTCTTAGATGATATGGTGATTACGTTTTGTTCAGGAATGATGCCAAGCGCGTCGAGGATAAACCGGTTGTCCTCAAGGGCAATGAAGTAAACGTTTTCACGTCCTGCAATTTCGACTGCCCGCCGCAAGGCAGGAGCTGCAAGAACAGTTGAGCCTTGTTCTGCCAGTTTTACGAAAAGGAGGCTTCCAGGCGGACGGGGACAGGAAGGGGCACGGCGTCCGGCGAGTGTGCGTATGACGGTTAATATGAAACAGAGTGGAACCCCCAGCCACCGGTCGAGCCATTGCAGAGCTTTTACATTCATGAGATGAAACCCGAAAGGCCTTGTACATGAATACTGGATGACATGCGCATTGCTGTATTTGTCTTCACTGACAAGCAATAAAGTAGCAGAATGAGATTTCTCTGTCAATAAACATGCATGCATTCCCATGCCTGAATTCCCATTGACACTTAATTTTCTTACTGCTATTCTTATGCAGAAAATTATTATGGATTATCATCCGGCAGTCTACAGGGAATATAGATAACAGGCATGGAGGATCAGTTCAACAGTCGGCAGCAATGGGCGATTCTGACCAGCGTTTTTCTTGTTTCCTTTGCCGTACTGACTTTCGAAATCAGCCTTACCCGCGTCTTTTCAGTGTTGTTTCGCTATCATTACGCCTTTCTGGCGGTTTCCGGAGCTGTCTGCGGACTGGGCCTCGGCGGATTCGCCTGGCACTGGATCAGCAA contains:
- a CDS encoding glycosyltransferase family 9 protein gives rise to the protein MGMHACLLTEKSHSATLLLVSEDKYSNAHVIQYSCTRPFGFHLMNVKALQWLDRWLGVPLCFILTVIRTLAGRRAPSCPRPPGSLLFVKLAEQGSTVLAAPALRRAVEIAGRENVYFIALEDNRFILDALGIIPEQNVITISSKNLLEMIRSAPAALLRLRTLKPDAAVDMEFFSRGSAALTFLSGARCRIGFHAFFGAGPYRGNLMTHRLLYNPHIHTTQTFLSLVEAALCDPAALPTFDWKPETARDDSPQFTPGAGETDEVREILRRKTGGSPPLILLNPNASDLLPLRRWPNNRYVELAGRLLAGYPEVYVAFTGAPSEAGATSELVREVASDRCFSLAGMTTLRQLLILYTLSEVLVTNDSGPSHFAALTPVRVVTLFGPETPKLFSACSSRNTALWAGIACSPCVNAYNNRQSPCRNNLCMQAITVEHVFEEVCRAYEHSKDD